The Macaca mulatta isolate MMU2019108-1 chromosome 19, T2T-MMU8v2.0, whole genome shotgun sequence sequence CAAACTGGGGGCCCCTCAACCCTTCCCTTTGGACTCAGACTCTGGGGTTAATAAAGAGATCTATATCCAAGCTATGTCTTCATGTGCCCCTAGCCTAGTTGGGAAGACAGAGCCTGCCAAAGCCTCTCTAAGCCCCATATAATCATGGCCAAGGGAGTAGGAATCCACTTCCTGGGAGAGCtaggaaggcttcttgaagggcaGGACATTGAAGCTGGGGCTTTGAGGGATGCATAGGAGTTTGTTAACAAGGCGCTACCCATGAATGCCCAGATGTGCTTATCTCTGCCCACACCCACTGTGCCTAGCACAGTCAGCCTCAGTTTACAGTGGGAAAGCTCACACACTCCCCACCCACAGCATCTATTCTATTTCCTGATCCCCAGAACCTATGAACGGGAAGCCCTGAAGAAAAAGTTTACACGAGTCCGCGATGCGGAGTCCTCCGATGAAGAAGGCTACGACTGGGGTCCGGCCACTGACCTGTGACCTCTCCCAGGCTGCCAGCTGGTCcgtcctccttctccctccctgggactgggactcagtttcccatACAGAACCCGCAACCCCACCTCCCTCCACCTGGTCTTTAATAAACAGAGTATTTTCACAGCACCGGCTTCTAGTGGCTTCCGGGAAGGATAAGGTGGTGAGAGGGCCAATCCCCGGGCTCACCTTCCTCGGTCTCGTAGACCCTGATCCGAGACTTTGCCGCTTGCATAAgcttttactgtttttatatCAGGAAATCATACAGGACCAAGAACCGCTGGGGTCCTGGCCAGCCAAGGCAGGCCCAGGATGGGGCTCCGGGGCCATGGAGGCGAAGGCACAGTGGCAGGAGAGGGACATGGTGGTCACAGGTACACGGGCTGCTCCTGGCCTGTGAGGAGGCGGTATGTGGCGGCTGGCATCGTCTTGATATGTACCTGGGGAGTGGAGGCAGAATGGGGTTCAGGGCAGGCCTGGGCTTGCCGGGGACGTGGGGGCGCACCTGGCCACCACCCACCACCTGCACACCTCGCCATAGGCCTCGGTGAGCAGCTCGATGATGCGGGCGTGTGGCGTGGCCACCACGCTCTGCCCATTGATCTCAATGATGCGGTGGCCCACACGGATGCCCCCGCGCTCGGCGATGCCGCCGCGGAGAAGGCTGCAGATCTGGGGGAGGAAAGCGGGGAATGGGAAAGAGGTGGGGGCTGCTCAGGGGCCGTGCTCAGGGCCGCCCTCCTCCCCACCTCGGGCCAGGGGCCGGGGCCTCACGATGCCGTCCTCCACGCAGAAGCCCAGTTGCTCGCGAGTGTGGGGCCGGTGGATGATGGCGGTGGTGACGGGCGGGCAGTGGACGATGCTGAGTGTCACCGACGTCTGCGACTTCGTCTCCTGCAGGGCGGGGGCCATTGGCCTCACTCAGCTGCCGGACAGCCTGGCAGGCTGTAgccccctctgggcctcagtttaccctCTCATAAACCAGAGACCTGAAGTGCAGGGGCTCAATTCTGGGAGACCCCTCAGATGTGGTGGAGAACAGACTCGGGCCCGGTGGGCTTGGGGTCGAAGCTGTGTGACCTGAGCCATATCACTTCCTTATGGCCAAAAGCCAAGCCGAGAGCCGGGCTCTCCAGGCAGGCTGCAAACGTCTGTAAGAGGCTGCACGGACTGTGGCCTCATCCCTCTGACGGGGGCAGGTCCCTCCctatctctgggcctcagtttccccatctgaacAACAAAGGTTAAGACTCAAaaacatggccaggcgcagtggctcacgcctgtaatcccagcactgtgggattaggcaggtgggtcacttaagggcaggagttcaagaccagcctggccaacatagtgagaccccatctctacaaaaagtaaaacaattagcttggcgtggtggtgcacacccgtggtcccagctactcgggaggctgaggcaggagaactgcttgagcccaggaggtgaaggctacagtgagccgcaGATGTACCACtgccccccagcctgggcaagagagtaagaccttgtctcaaagaaacaaacccCCCTAGAAATCAGCTGTCTCTTGTTAGACAGTGAGCCGCCCAGCCCTGGCGCTGGGCCACCCGCATTTCCATCCTGGCTCTGGTTCTAGGGAGGTGCCCTGGACAAGCGGCCTCCCttctccgggcctcagtttccccaagggCACACGAGTGGGCAGGACTTAAAGGTCAGACTTTGTCCCTCTCGGCTGGCCTGGAGAGACCTGGCCAGGGAAGAGacctctctgggactcagttcCCCTTCTCGGGAGTGTGGGGGCCCCGCCACCCCAGGAAACTCACGCGGACGGCGGCCTGGCACGCGGCCAGAGGCAGCCCCACCAGGCTGGTCCCATTGATGGCGGTCAGGCGGTCCCCGATGCTGAGGGCTCCCGAGCGCTCAGCGGGCCCCCCGTGCAGCAGGTTGGCGATGACGGCTGTGGGCAGCAGGGAGCCCCAGCCCGACTCCACCAGGGCCACACCCAGGCCCTCCCCTCGCCGCTTCTCGAGGAGCACCTGGGACAGAAAGGGGATGCGGAGGCTGCTTGGCAGGGCCTGGTGCAGGTGCACAGGGGGGCAGGGGCCAGGCGGGGGCTGCCCGGCGCCTCACTCACCTCCCGGCAGTTGTCGCTGTTGGAGAAGTGGTCCAGGTCCCCGTTGTGGAGGTGCCCGGGGCCTGGGCTCGGCTGCACGCCCACCTGGCTGGGGTCGATGCCGCTTTCCCGCAGGAACTGGCTGTAGGCGGCGGCGAAGGCCTGGCCGATGGCCTGGGCGATGAGCTGGGCCTGCGAGGAGGGGCGGCGTGTCCCTGGGGTGTCCCACCCACCTCCTCCAGGTCCCCGAAGTCCCCAGGGTCCTCAGAGCTGAGCCCTCCTGTCCCCGCCTGGGGTGAGAGTCCCAGGACACAGCCGCCTGCCCTGGGGCTTCGGGGGAGGTGGAGAGACAGCCGTATCTTGGGGAATCTACAGGGAGAAGGAAGGGTAGGGGCAGCCCTGGGCTGGGGCGACGATGAgggaggcagctccctgagcatGGGCTGTGGGAAAAGCTACCAGAGACCCAGCCAGGGGGCTGGGGGCCTGATGGGTGGCAGGGACAGCCCAGGAGTGGGCGAGGTTTCAGGGAGACAGCTGAGGGTCTTGGAGGCTTATGGGAGGATGGGCGCgctagctcacgcctgtaatcccagcactttgggaggccgaggtgggtggatcactcgagcccaggagtttgagactctatgttcacctgggcaacagagcgagaccctgtctctatcaaaaatccaaaaatgagccaggcatggtgacaccctgtggtcccagctactaggggggctgaagtgggaggatcgcttgagcctggtagggggcagaggctgcagtgaactacaaTCGtcccactgtactccggcctgggtgacagggagaccctgtcccaaaaaaagaattaaaaaaataagcttaTGGGAGGGAGGCTAAACACGTGGCCCAGCAAGGCGGGTAACAGTTGCCGTGAGGAGGGCCTCAGAAGGGTGGCCCCACGCCCTGGCTGCTCACGTCCTCCGCGTGGAACACGTGGCAGAGCATCTTGTACAGGCGACGGCCGTGGTCCTGGGGGGCCGGCCTCCGCGCCAGCCGCCGCCGCGCCATCAGCACCAGCACGCAGCCGATGTCGGCTATGTAGGAGATAGTATGCAGGGCGTGGTCCATCATGGCCTCCTGGGGGCGGGAGAGGCAGCCTGGGTGGGCTGGGGGGCCCTGCCAGGCTCGATCACCCCACCCGCATCCCTGGGGCCAGGTCCCTGCCCCGTACCTGGGAATCCGCTGTCAAGACCTTGATCCTCTTGGTGGAGACGAACAGGTCCACCTCCGTCATTGGCTGGGTCTCCCCGTCGGGGGCCTGTGGGGGGCggcgtgggaggtggaggctcccaCAGACCCAACCCGCAGCCCACCCGCCTGCCCACCCGCCCCCGGCTGCCCCCTCACCTTGACGCGGTCCATGGCCTCCCGGGCCTGAGCCATGCGTGTGCTGGTGGGCGGGTTCCGTTCTGATACCAGCTGGGTGGAACCCAGGTACCTGGCCCCAAATATGACACCATCCAGGAGGTCTTCATGGTCACAGGGACCGGGCACTGAGGGCGACAGCGGAGAGGGTCGGCCCTCAGGGGCCCACTCCCACGGGCTCTGCCCCAGGGCTGT is a genomic window containing:
- the APBA3 gene encoding amyloid-beta A4 precursor protein-binding family A member 3 isoform X2, which produces MDFPTISRSSSGLPAMDLEEPRDILVPSEDLTPHSQWDPVPGGPGSLSRMELDESSIQELVQQFEALPGDPVGPSPDGTPCPLHIATGHGLASQEIADAHGLLSAEAGRDDLLSLLHCEECSPSQPGPEEPLEPAPRLLQPPEDPDEDSDSPEWVEGASAEQGGSRSSSSSPEPWLETVPLVAPEEPPAGAQSPETLASYPAPQEVPGPCDHEDLLDGVIFGARYLGSTQLVSERNPPTSTRMAQAREAMDRVKAPDGETQPMTEVDLFVSTKRIKVLTADSQEAMMDHALHTISYIADIGCVLVLMARRRLARRPAPQDHGRRLYKMLCHVFHAEDAQLIAQAIGQAFAAAYSQFLRESGIDPSQVGVQPSPGPGHLHNGDLDHFSNSDNCREVLLEKRRGEGLGVALVESGWGSLLPTAVIANLLHGGPAERSGALSIGDRLTAINGTSLVGLPLAACQAAVRETKSQTSVTLSIVHCPPVTTAIIHRPHTREQLGFCVEDGIICSLLRGGIAERGGIRVGHRIIEINGQSVVATPHARIIELLTEAYGEVHIKTMPAATYRLLTGQEQPVYL
- the APBA3 gene encoding amyloid-beta A4 precursor protein-binding family A member 3 isoform X3, with the translated sequence MDFPTISRSSSGLPAMDLEEPRDILVPSEDLTPHSQWDPVPGGPGSLSRMELDESSIQELVQQFEALPGDPVGPSPDGTPCPLHIATGHGLASQEIADAHGLLSAEAGRDDLLSLLHCEECSPSQPGPEEPLEPAPRLLQPPEDPDEDSDSPEWVEGASAEQGGSRSSSSSPEPWLETVPLVAPEEPPAGAQGRPSPLSPSVPGPCDHEDLLDGVIFGARYLGSTQLVSERNPPTSTRMAQAREAMDRVKAPDGETQPMTEVDLFVSTKRIKVLTADSQEAMMDHALHTISYIADIGCVLVLMARRRLARRPAPQDHGRRLYKMLCHVFHAEDAQLIAQAIGQAFAAAYSQFLRESGIDPSQVGVQPSPGPGHLHNGDLDHFSNSDNCREVLLEKRRGEGLGVALVESGWGSLLPTAVIANLLHGGPAERSGALSIGDRLTAINGTSLVGLPLAACQAAVRETKSQTSVTLSIVHCPPVTTAIIHRPHTREQLGFCVEDGIICSLLRGGIAERGGIRVGHRIIEINGQSVVATPHARIIELLTEAYGEVHIKTMPAATYRLLTGQEQPVYL
- the APBA3 gene encoding amyloid-beta A4 precursor protein-binding family A member 3 isoform X1, encoding MDFPTISRSSSGLPAMDLEEPRDILVPSEDLTPHSQWDPVPGGPGSLSRMELDESSIQELVQQFEALPGDPVGPSPDGTPCPLHIATGHGLASQEIADAHGLLSAEAGRDDLLSLLHCEECSPSQPGPEEPLEPAPRLLQPPEDPDEDSDSPEWVEGASAEQGGSRSSSSSPEPWLETVPLVAPEEPPAGAQSPWEWAPEGRPSPLSPSVPGPCDHEDLLDGVIFGARYLGSTQLVSERNPPTSTRMAQAREAMDRVKAPDGETQPMTEVDLFVSTKRIKVLTADSQEAMMDHALHTISYIADIGCVLVLMARRRLARRPAPQDHGRRLYKMLCHVFHAEDAQLIAQAIGQAFAAAYSQFLRESGIDPSQVGVQPSPGPGHLHNGDLDHFSNSDNCREVLLEKRRGEGLGVALVESGWGSLLPTAVIANLLHGGPAERSGALSIGDRLTAINGTSLVGLPLAACQAAVRETKSQTSVTLSIVHCPPVTTAIIHRPHTREQLGFCVEDGIICSLLRGGIAERGGIRVGHRIIEINGQSVVATPHARIIELLTEAYGEVHIKTMPAATYRLLTGQEQPVYL